One part of the Neisseria zalophi genome encodes these proteins:
- a CDS encoding IS3 family transposase: protein MKSPQAERSGRQKSEAVQALRAKHPLKYLLHSAALPKSSFYYHHGRPDPDEQDKAAVAEVYARHQGRYGYRRIAATLSWNKKKVIRLMKLLQLKAKVRPKKAYRHPAMGEPSDNILNRRFEAQKPNEKWLTDATEFKCSNGKLYLSPILDVFNREIVAYAMSRRPNSEMVERMLNDAVCKLTKADKVLLHSDQGVLYRTEAYRRTLAEHGIVKSMSRKGNCWDNAPMESFFAILKTECFYQEGKVSTTELMQTIDDYIRYYNHDRCSLKLKKLSPVAYRTQLEKAA, encoded by the coding sequence ATTAAAAGCCCTCAGGCAGAAAGAAGCGGTCGCCAAAAAAGCGAAGCCGTCCAAGCACTGAGGGCAAAACATCCGCTTAAATACCTGCTGCACAGTGCTGCACTGCCCAAAAGCAGCTTTTATTACCACCACGGCCGTCCCGACCCGGACGAACAGGACAAAGCCGCCGTTGCCGAAGTTTATGCCCGCCATCAAGGGCGTTACGGATACAGGCGGATTGCCGCCACTTTGTCATGGAATAAGAAAAAGGTTATCCGTTTGATGAAACTGTTGCAATTGAAAGCCAAAGTGCGTCCGAAAAAAGCCTACCGCCATCCGGCAATGGGCGAACCGTCGGATAATATTCTGAACCGCCGCTTTGAGGCGCAAAAGCCCAATGAGAAATGGCTGACGGATGCCACCGAATTCAAGTGCAGCAATGGCAAACTGTATCTGTCACCGATATTGGATGTATTTAACCGCGAAATCGTCGCTTATGCGATGAGCCGCCGCCCGAACAGCGAGATGGTGGAAAGAATGCTGAATGATGCGGTCTGCAAACTGACAAAGGCAGATAAAGTGCTGCTGCATTCCGATCAAGGTGTGCTGTACCGTACGGAAGCCTACCGCCGCACGTTGGCAGAACACGGCATAGTGAAAAGTATGTCGCGTAAAGGCAATTGTTGGGACAATGCACCGATGGAAAGCTTCTTTGCGATACTGAAGACGGAATGCTTTTATCAGGAAGGCAAAGTTTCGACAACAGAGCTGATGCAGACAATAGATGACTATATACGATACTACAATCATGACAGATGTAGTTTGAAATTGAAAAAGCTGAGTCCTGTGGCATACAGAACCCAGCTCGAAAAGGCAGCCTGA
- a CDS encoding helix-turn-helix domain-containing protein, translated as MSKYTLDFKYQAVQYYQRVRSQQRTADHFNISRTHLRRWIAAYNQGGIRALEHPQAIMIIKRKNPFIVDKPDHEKTQAELIEELRYMRAENDYLKELKALRQKEAVAKKAKPSKH; from the coding sequence ATGAGCAAATATACATTAGACTTTAAATACCAAGCCGTGCAATATTATCAGCGCGTACGCAGCCAACAGCGTACTGCCGATCACTTTAATATTTCCCGTACCCATTTACGCCGTTGGATAGCCGCATACAACCAAGGCGGCATCCGCGCACTTGAGCATCCGCAGGCCATTATGATCATCAAACGCAAAAACCCCTTTATCGTCGATAAACCCGACCACGAAAAAACACAGGCGGAACTAATCGAAGAGTTGCGCTATATGCGGGCGGAGAACGACTATCTAAAGGAATTAAAAGCCCTCAGGCAGAAAGAAGCGGTCGCCAAAAAAGCGAAGCCGTCCAAGCACTGA
- the dld gene encoding D-lactate dehydrogenase — MTTTQLLQKLTDIVGAPYVITDPSKTEPYRQGYRFGEGKALAVVRPGTILEQWKILQACVEADVIVITQAANTGLTGGSTPDGNDYDRDIVIVNTMRMNIVQPINNNEQVVCLPGSTLNQLEVLLKPLGREPHSVLGSSCIGASVLGGVCNNSGGALVQRGPAYTEMALFAQINEQGELELVNHLGIDLGDTPEEILTNLQGHHYQKKDITVDAGKGHDHTYCQHVRQVDEPSAARFNADPSRHYEASGCAGKLMVFAVRVDTFPLEEKTAVFYIGTNDTAELNGIRRHILTNFQNLPILGEYLHRGAFDVAAKYGKDTFWIIKKFGTHRLPALFDFKAKVERFSKKVTFLPKHFTDKALQFIAGCLPEHLPASLYDFRDRYEHHLILKMGGAGVEEARAFLKDYFVDKTGSYFECNPEEAQAALLHRFAVGGASVRYRAVHTEDVEDIVALDVALRRNDHDWFEKLPSEIDDQIGMKVYCGHFLCYVFHHDYLVKKGRDCVALEHEMLELLEKRGAQYPAEHNVGHLYEAKPALKSFYRKLDPTNSFNPGIGKTSKKKYWA; from the coding sequence ATGACTACCACGCAATTGCTCCAAAAACTTACCGATATTGTCGGTGCACCTTATGTGATAACCGATCCGAGTAAAACCGAACCCTATCGGCAGGGCTACCGTTTCGGCGAGGGCAAAGCGTTGGCCGTTGTTCGGCCGGGAACGATACTGGAGCAATGGAAAATTTTACAGGCCTGTGTAGAAGCCGATGTGATTGTGATTACACAAGCGGCCAATACCGGGCTGACCGGCGGTTCGACCCCCGATGGCAACGATTACGACCGCGATATTGTGATTGTGAACACCATGCGCATGAATATCGTGCAGCCGATTAACAATAACGAACAAGTTGTCTGCCTGCCTGGTTCGACTTTAAACCAGCTCGAAGTTTTATTAAAACCGTTGGGCAGAGAGCCACATTCCGTATTGGGATCGTCTTGTATCGGCGCATCGGTGTTGGGCGGTGTGTGTAATAATTCCGGTGGTGCATTGGTGCAGCGCGGGCCTGCTTATACGGAAATGGCATTGTTTGCCCAAATCAACGAGCAGGGCGAGCTGGAGTTGGTGAATCATTTGGGGATTGATTTGGGTGACACCCCCGAAGAAATACTAACCAACCTACAAGGTCATCATTATCAGAAAAAAGATATTACCGTTGATGCCGGGAAAGGGCACGACCATACCTATTGCCAACATGTCCGCCAAGTAGACGAACCCAGCGCCGCGCGTTTTAATGCCGATCCTTCCCGTCATTATGAAGCATCGGGTTGCGCCGGTAAGCTGATGGTTTTTGCCGTGCGCGTGGATACTTTCCCGCTGGAAGAAAAGACCGCCGTTTTTTATATCGGTACCAACGATACGGCGGAATTAAACGGCATCCGCCGCCATATTTTAACCAATTTTCAAAACCTGCCGATTTTAGGCGAATACCTACACCGCGGCGCGTTTGATGTGGCGGCCAAATACGGTAAAGATACGTTTTGGATTATTAAAAAATTCGGTACACACCGTCTGCCCGCTTTATTTGACTTTAAAGCCAAAGTGGAACGCTTCAGTAAAAAAGTAACTTTCCTGCCCAAGCATTTTACCGATAAAGCTTTGCAATTTATTGCCGGCTGTCTGCCCGAGCATTTGCCTGCTTCTTTATATGATTTCCGCGACCGCTACGAACACCATTTGATTTTGAAAATGGGTGGTGCGGGCGTAGAAGAAGCGCGTGCTTTCTTAAAAGATTATTTTGTCGATAAAACAGGTAGTTATTTTGAATGTAATCCCGAAGAGGCGCAGGCGGCTTTATTGCATCGTTTTGCCGTCGGCGGCGCATCGGTGCGCTATCGTGCCGTGCATACTGAAGATGTGGAAGATATTGTTGCCCTTGATGTGGCGCTGCGTCGCAATGATCATGATTGGTTTGAAAAGCTGCCGTCTGAAATCGACGATCAAATCGGCATGAAAGTGTATTGCGGCCATTTCTTATGCTATGTTTTCCATCACGATTATCTGGTGAAAAAAGGCCGCGATTGTGTGGCTTTGGAACATGAAATGCTAGAATTATTAGAAAAACGCGGCGCGCAATATCCTGCCGAGCATAATGTCGGCCATTTGTATGAAGCCAAGCCTGCGCTGAAATCGTTTTACAGGAAATTGGATCCGACCAACAGCTTTAATCCGGGCATCGGTAAAACTTCTAAGAAAAAATATTGGGCTTGA